A part of Oceanidesulfovibrio indonesiensis genomic DNA contains:
- a CDS encoding alpha/beta hydrolase: MQIVFALAISFAGLCLLVYFMQSRLVFRPFKNLETDPSSIGLPYEDITLQAEDGTRIHAWFIPGTGNGAGGGLSGVFCHGNAGNLSHLLETMRILRQVGIDMLYFDYRGYGKSQGKPSEEGTAMDARAAYTWLVDEKGADPKRIVAWGRSLGGAVAARLADENEVGALVLETAFTSIPEIGSHMYPMLPARWLATIKLPTIEHLKRIRVPVLVAHGPSDETVPYAMGRKLFETAGEPKSFLELAGGHNDFFMVMGEDYVAGVELFLEGVPR, translated from the coding sequence ATGCAGATAGTCTTCGCACTCGCCATTTCCTTCGCAGGTCTCTGCCTGCTTGTCTATTTCATGCAGTCCAGGCTGGTATTCCGGCCGTTCAAAAATCTGGAGACCGACCCCTCGTCCATTGGGCTGCCATACGAGGACATCACGCTCCAGGCCGAGGACGGCACGCGCATCCATGCCTGGTTCATCCCCGGCACGGGCAATGGTGCGGGCGGCGGCCTCAGCGGCGTGTTCTGCCACGGCAACGCCGGGAATCTCTCGCACCTGCTGGAAACCATGCGCATTCTCCGGCAGGTGGGCATCGACATGCTGTACTTCGATTACCGCGGTTACGGCAAAAGCCAGGGCAAACCTTCGGAAGAGGGCACGGCCATGGACGCCCGCGCCGCGTACACGTGGCTTGTGGATGAAAAGGGCGCGGACCCGAAGCGCATCGTGGCCTGGGGGCGCTCCCTGGGCGGCGCCGTGGCTGCGCGCCTGGCGGACGAAAACGAGGTGGGAGCGCTCGTGCTTGAAACCGCCTTCACCTCCATCCCGGAAATCGGCTCGCACATGTATCCGATGCTGCCGGCGCGTTGGCTGGCCACCATCAAGCTCCCGACGATCGAACATCTCAAGCGCATCCGGGTGCCGGTGCTGGTGGCGCACGGACCCAGCGACGAGACAGTCCCCTACGCCATGGGCAGAAAACTGTTCGAGACGGCCGGCGAGCCCAAATCGTTCCTTGAGCTGGCAGGTGGCCACAACGACTTTTTCATGGTGATGGGCGAGGACTATGTGGCCGGAGTGGAGCTGTTCCTGGAGGGAGTGCCGCGGTAG
- a CDS encoding exopolyphosphatase: protein MRLLTRSDFDGLICAVLLREAGIMTEWKFVHPKDLQDGKIEVGEGDVLANVPYVPGCGLWFDHHSSEEDRLSRKLRFEGAAEPLPSCARVIWNYYGGADTFPERFNEMMDAVDKCDSGNLTEEDIMNPKGWVLLSFVMDPRTGLGRYRDYSISNYQLMERLIEHCRTLPINEILDLMDVKERLERYFAHEEPYKKMLRDNAMVRGPMVIIDLRDQEEIFVGNRFMVYVLYPECNISLRIIWGLRQTNTVFTMGRSILNRTATLDIGRLMLRFGGGGHRGVGTCQVDNDKADAVLEAIIEAVEQEAES from the coding sequence ATGCGCCTGCTTACTCGTTCGGATTTCGACGGTCTCATCTGCGCCGTGCTGCTCAGGGAAGCCGGAATCATGACGGAATGGAAGTTTGTCCACCCAAAGGACCTCCAGGACGGCAAGATCGAGGTCGGCGAGGGCGACGTGCTCGCCAACGTGCCCTACGTGCCCGGATGCGGATTATGGTTCGACCACCACTCCAGCGAGGAAGACCGCCTGAGCAGGAAGCTCCGGTTCGAAGGCGCGGCGGAACCGTTGCCTTCCTGCGCGCGGGTCATCTGGAACTACTACGGCGGCGCGGACACATTTCCAGAGCGCTTCAACGAAATGATGGACGCCGTGGACAAATGCGACTCCGGCAACCTCACCGAAGAGGACATCATGAATCCCAAAGGCTGGGTGCTGCTGAGCTTCGTCATGGACCCGCGCACCGGACTGGGACGCTACCGCGACTACTCCATTTCCAACTACCAGCTCATGGAACGGCTCATAGAGCACTGCCGCACTCTGCCCATAAACGAGATTCTCGACCTCATGGATGTGAAGGAGCGGCTGGAACGCTACTTCGCCCACGAAGAGCCGTACAAGAAAATGCTGCGCGACAACGCCATGGTCCGCGGCCCCATGGTGATCATCGACCTGCGCGACCAGGAAGAAATCTTCGTGGGCAATCGTTTCATGGTTTACGTTCTCTATCCGGAGTGCAACATTTCCCTGCGCATCATCTGGGGTCTGAGGCAGACGAACACGGTCTTCACCATGGGCCGGTCCATCCTCAACAGGACAGCGACGCTCGACATCGGCAGGCTCATGCTGCGCTTCGGCGGCGGCGGACACCGCGGCGTGGGCACCTGCCAGGTAGACAACGACAAGGCCGACGCCGTATTGGAGGCGATCATCGAGGCTGTGGAACAGGAAGCCGAATCCTGA
- the cysS gene encoding cysteine--tRNA ligase, whose product MRIYNTLTRTKEEFTPLHEGRVNMYVCGITAYDYCHIGHARSAVVFDVIVRYLRAKGLDVVFARNFTDVDDKIINRANEVGSTSHEIAEKFMRAFHEDMDALNVLRADLEPKATDHIEDMVKLTERLMEKGYAYTTLSGDVYFRVRAFAEYGKLSNRNLDDLRAGARIAPGEGKEDPLDFALWKAAKPGEPSWDSPWGKGRPGWHTECSAMSETLLDLPLDIHGGGQDLVFPHHENEIAQSEAAVDKQFVRYWVHNGFVQIDSEKMSKSLGNFKTIRDIFENYLPETLRYFLLTKHYRSPIDFTFEAMDEAEKNLRRVYTVLADAEEELAREKRKKSPLPEEFPQELAAAVTGFTESMEDDCNTAGAIGHVFGAVKVASRLLDDAKLRKSEDAREFFERFKQIMQEMGGVLGLFGQEPRTFLDDLKNKRLKRRNVDPAEVEKLVAQRTEAKKSKDFATADSIRDTLAEMGVEVRDTPQGVVWDML is encoded by the coding sequence ATGAGAATCTACAATACGCTGACACGGACCAAGGAAGAATTCACGCCCCTGCACGAAGGGCGCGTCAACATGTATGTCTGCGGCATCACGGCCTACGACTACTGCCACATCGGCCATGCGCGCTCCGCCGTGGTCTTCGACGTCATCGTGCGCTATCTTCGCGCCAAAGGGCTCGACGTGGTCTTCGCCCGCAATTTCACGGACGTGGATGACAAGATCATCAACCGCGCCAACGAGGTGGGCTCCACCAGCCACGAGATCGCGGAAAAGTTCATGCGCGCATTCCACGAGGACATGGACGCCCTCAACGTGCTCCGCGCCGATCTGGAGCCTAAGGCCACGGACCACATCGAGGATATGGTCAAGCTCACCGAGCGGCTCATGGAAAAAGGCTACGCCTACACCACCCTTTCCGGCGACGTGTATTTCCGGGTGCGGGCCTTTGCCGAATACGGCAAGCTCTCAAACCGCAATCTGGACGATCTGCGCGCCGGAGCTCGCATCGCCCCGGGCGAGGGCAAGGAAGATCCGCTGGACTTCGCACTGTGGAAAGCAGCCAAACCTGGCGAGCCTTCCTGGGACAGCCCCTGGGGCAAGGGACGCCCCGGCTGGCACACCGAGTGCTCCGCAATGAGCGAGACGCTGCTCGACCTGCCGCTGGACATCCACGGCGGCGGCCAGGACCTCGTATTCCCCCACCACGAGAACGAAATCGCCCAGTCCGAAGCGGCCGTGGACAAACAGTTTGTGCGCTACTGGGTGCACAACGGCTTCGTGCAGATCGATTCCGAAAAGATGTCCAAGTCGCTGGGCAACTTCAAAACCATTCGCGACATTTTCGAGAACTACCTGCCCGAGACTCTGCGCTACTTCCTGCTCACCAAACACTACCGCAGCCCCATCGACTTCACCTTCGAAGCCATGGACGAGGCAGAGAAGAACCTGCGCCGCGTCTACACCGTGCTGGCCGACGCGGAAGAAGAGCTGGCTCGCGAAAAGCGCAAGAAATCTCCGCTTCCCGAAGAGTTTCCCCAGGAACTGGCCGCCGCCGTCACGGGTTTTACGGAATCCATGGAAGACGACTGCAACACGGCCGGAGCCATCGGCCACGTATTCGGCGCGGTCAAGGTCGCAAGCCGTCTGCTGGACGATGCCAAGCTGCGCAAAAGTGAGGATGCCAGGGAGTTCTTCGAGCGCTTCAAGCAGATCATGCAGGAAATGGGCGGCGTGCTCGGCCTCTTTGGCCAGGAGCCGCGCACGTTCCTGGACGACCTCAAGAACAAGCGGCTCAAACGCCGCAATGTGGACCCGGCCGAGGTGGAAAAGCTGGTGGCCCAGCGCACCGAAGCCAAGAAATCCAAGGACTTCGCAACAGCGGACTCCATCCGCGACACCCTCGCCGAAATGGGCGTGGAAGTGCGCGACACCCCGCAGGGCGTTGTCTGGGACATGCTCTGA
- a CDS encoding beta-barrel assembly-enhancing protease: MLHLCGIFSSRRVFALVLAAVLCVQLSAGSALAQFDFNVTLKDEKELGRKLAVLIKTRIPLVEDPIIVNYCRGVVDNLIEAMPPQPFDIEVNVIRHNAVNAFAGPAGYVFIHSGLILNFEKESELAGVLAHELAHVSERHVARRIEHMQKVNMLSLLGALAGMFIGGEVGEGLVIGSQAASVSAMLKYSRDNENEADRIGMNYLVGAGYPAQGLRESFVKLQKLSWLGGGNTVPAYLSTHPGIGERIAYMDSLLSRMDRQEYEAEDNTEFLRVQTLLRAHYTEPGRALQHFSQQNSKNPCLDTLGRGIALTRMNRYKDAEAEFDQALQCGGTDSLVYREAGRFAFAKGDFDKAGYLLERASIMDRDDLMALFYLARLMGDEGHYDRSTQLFDRILRAIPEDPEVHFHYGRMLGSAQRLFPAHLHMAYSALYAENRKQFEFHKDKASRYASSPEDTKKLEDLETVYKERKEYWK; this comes from the coding sequence ATGCTGCACCTGTGTGGAATATTCTCCTCGCGCCGCGTTTTCGCGCTGGTTCTGGCTGCGGTGCTGTGCGTGCAGCTCTCCGCAGGGTCAGCGCTTGCGCAATTCGACTTCAACGTGACCCTCAAGGACGAAAAGGAGCTGGGCCGCAAGCTTGCCGTCCTCATCAAGACACGCATCCCCCTGGTGGAGGATCCGATCATCGTGAACTACTGCCGCGGCGTGGTCGACAATCTCATCGAGGCCATGCCGCCGCAGCCGTTCGACATCGAGGTCAACGTCATCCGCCACAACGCGGTGAACGCCTTTGCCGGACCGGCCGGCTACGTATTCATCCACTCCGGCCTCATTCTCAACTTCGAGAAGGAATCCGAGCTGGCCGGCGTGCTGGCGCACGAACTGGCCCATGTCTCCGAACGGCACGTAGCTCGTCGCATCGAGCACATGCAGAAGGTCAACATGCTTTCGCTCCTCGGCGCGCTTGCCGGAATGTTCATCGGCGGCGAGGTGGGCGAAGGGCTGGTGATCGGCTCGCAGGCGGCCTCAGTAAGCGCCATGCTCAAATACAGCCGTGACAACGAGAACGAAGCCGACCGCATAGGCATGAATTACCTGGTGGGTGCTGGGTATCCTGCGCAGGGACTCCGCGAATCCTTCGTGAAACTCCAGAAGCTCTCCTGGCTGGGCGGAGGCAACACCGTTCCGGCGTATCTGTCCACCCACCCCGGGATCGGCGAACGCATCGCGTACATGGATTCACTTCTCAGCCGAATGGACCGCCAGGAATACGAGGCCGAGGACAATACGGAATTCCTGAGGGTGCAGACCCTGCTTCGCGCCCATTACACGGAGCCGGGCAGAGCCTTGCAGCACTTCTCGCAGCAGAACTCCAAGAACCCCTGTCTGGACACCTTGGGGCGCGGCATCGCCCTGACCCGCATGAACCGCTACAAGGATGCCGAGGCGGAGTTCGACCAGGCCCTCCAGTGCGGCGGAACTGACAGCCTCGTATACCGGGAAGCCGGTCGATTCGCCTTTGCCAAGGGCGACTTCGATAAGGCCGGGTATCTTTTGGAGCGGGCCTCCATAATGGATCGGGACGACCTCATGGCTCTGTTCTATCTGGCCCGGCTGATGGGCGACGAGGGCCATTACGATCGCTCGACCCAGCTTTTTGATCGAATCCTTCGTGCCATTCCGGAAGACCCCGAGGTCCACTTCCACTATGGCCGCATGCTCGGTTCGGCGCAGCGGCTGTTCCCGGCGCACCTGCACATGGCCTACAGCGCCTTGTACGCCGAGAATAGAAAGCAGTTCGAATTCCACAAGGACAAGGCATCCCGCTACGCCAGTTCGCCCGAGGACACAAAGAAGCTGGAAGACCTGGAGACCGTGTATAAGGAACGCAAGGAATACTGGAAATGA
- a CDS encoding O-acetyl-ADP-ribose deacetylase yields the protein MVRACWNLDGGALCLMQGDITTARVDAVVNAANSSLAGGGGVDGAIHRAAGPQLLEACQKIVAARGTLPPGQAVTTPGFDMPARHVIHTVGPIWHGGDSGEPETLRSAWVESLREADAHDAVTVAFPAISTGVYGYPADQAAALALEIAAESLKATRVEKIYVYLHGETSWQTWLAEATKQFGEPHQPQQQ from the coding sequence ATGGTAAGGGCCTGCTGGAACCTGGACGGAGGCGCACTCTGCCTGATGCAAGGGGACATAACCACAGCCCGGGTGGACGCCGTGGTCAACGCCGCGAACTCCTCGCTTGCCGGAGGCGGCGGCGTGGACGGCGCCATCCATCGCGCTGCCGGCCCGCAGCTGCTCGAAGCGTGTCAGAAAATCGTTGCCGCGCGCGGCACACTCCCGCCCGGACAGGCTGTGACCACCCCTGGCTTTGACATGCCGGCCCGCCATGTGATCCACACCGTGGGGCCCATCTGGCATGGCGGCGACTCCGGCGAACCAGAAACTCTGCGCTCCGCCTGGGTTGAAAGCCTGCGCGAAGCAGACGCGCATGACGCCGTGACCGTGGCGTTTCCGGCCATCAGCACCGGCGTGTACGGCTACCCGGCAGACCAGGCTGCCGCTCTTGCCCTGGAAATTGCGGCCGAAAGCCTGAAAGCCACGCGTGTTGAAAAGATCTACGTATACCTCCATGGTGAAACATCCTGGCAGACATGGCTCGCCGAGGCCACGAAGCAATTCGGTGAACCACATCAGCCCCAACAGCAGTGA
- the hslV gene encoding ATP-dependent protease subunit HslV, whose translation MHLRGTTILAVKTATGVAMAGDGQVTLGQAIAVKHSARKVRRIYKDRVLAGFAGATADAFTLFERFEGKLEEYRGNLLRSAVELAKDWRKDKYLRRLEAMLLVADGESILMLSGTGDVIEPDDGIASIGSGSAYALAAARALVRNTDLDAETIARKSMAIAAELCVYTNDNVVLETIAE comes from the coding sequence ATGCATTTGCGAGGCACCACCATTCTGGCGGTAAAGACGGCAACGGGCGTGGCCATGGCCGGCGACGGCCAGGTCACACTGGGACAGGCCATCGCCGTGAAGCACTCGGCGCGCAAGGTGCGCCGCATATATAAGGACAGAGTTCTGGCCGGATTCGCCGGCGCCACCGCAGACGCCTTCACCCTGTTCGAACGGTTCGAGGGCAAACTGGAGGAATACCGCGGCAACCTGCTCCGTTCCGCCGTGGAATTGGCCAAGGACTGGCGGAAGGACAAGTATCTGCGCCGGCTGGAGGCCATGCTGCTGGTGGCGGATGGCGAATCCATCCTCATGCTCTCGGGCACCGGCGACGTGATCGAGCCGGACGACGGCATCGCTTCCATCGGCTCCGGCAGCGCCTACGCCCTGGCCGCTGCGCGGGCCCTGGTGCGCAACACCGATCTGGACGCCGAGACCATCGCGCGCAAGTCAATGGCCATAGCGGCCGAGTTGTGCGTATACACCAATGACAACGTGGTCCTTGAGACCATCGCCGAATAG
- the ispE gene encoding 4-(cytidine 5'-diphospho)-2-C-methyl-D-erythritol kinase, giving the protein MADTIVASSEPLAVLRPGCKVNLHLRIGKKRENGYHEIETFFYPLSEPHDVLTIHAAPTGSGLFFSCEPNLPGHGPNLVERAYEAYAALAGYAPDIAVSLFKRIPAGAGLGGGSSDAAAMLRWLEDTAGDKAVGEEALSRLALGLGADVPFFLLGRPAWAEGVGEILTPAEVEWNSMTFLLLDPHIHVDTGWAYSAWDELARQSPPTVPLTSKAPEHKKTLFPAGTILVNDFERVVFPGYPALRRLKESLLAEGASVALLSGSGACLFGMFRNPEQARKAAMKFAASTPPGLGRLEVHCSLEA; this is encoded by the coding sequence GTGGCTGATACGATTGTGGCGTCTTCGGAACCGCTGGCCGTGCTCAGGCCCGGCTGCAAGGTGAATCTTCATCTGCGCATCGGAAAAAAGCGCGAGAACGGGTATCACGAAATCGAAACGTTCTTCTATCCGCTGTCCGAACCGCACGACGTTCTGACCATCCATGCGGCGCCGACGGGCAGCGGGCTTTTTTTCTCCTGCGAGCCGAATCTGCCTGGACACGGCCCCAACCTGGTGGAGCGCGCCTACGAGGCCTACGCCGCACTCGCCGGGTATGCACCGGATATCGCCGTCAGTCTTTTCAAACGCATCCCTGCAGGCGCCGGCCTGGGCGGGGGCAGTTCGGACGCTGCGGCCATGCTCCGCTGGCTGGAAGACACAGCCGGTGACAAGGCCGTGGGGGAAGAGGCGCTGTCGCGGCTGGCGCTGGGGCTGGGTGCGGACGTGCCGTTCTTCCTGTTGGGCAGGCCGGCCTGGGCCGAAGGCGTAGGCGAAATCCTCACCCCGGCCGAAGTGGAATGGAACAGCATGACGTTCTTGCTGCTCGACCCGCACATCCATGTGGATACGGGATGGGCCTATAGCGCCTGGGATGAACTCGCTCGACAATCGCCACCTACTGTACCCTTGACAAGCAAAGCGCCGGAGCATAAGAAGACACTCTTTCCAGCGGGGACGATCCTGGTCAATGATTTCGAACGTGTTGTCTTTCCAGGGTATCCCGCTCTCAGGCGGCTCAAGGAGTCGCTACTGGCAGAGGGCGCGTCCGTCGCGCTCCTGAGCGGCAGCGGTGCTTGCCTCTTCGGTATGTTCCGCAACCCGGAGCAGGCCCGGAAGGCCGCGATGAAATTCGCTGCATCCACGCCGCCGGGACTGGGCAGGCTCGAAGTCCACTGCTCGCTGGAAGCTTAA
- a CDS encoding ribose-phosphate diphosphokinase, whose product MTRDLKIITGSANPMLAQAICDHLGCRLTPTVTETFSDGEIRIEIRDNVRGDDVFIVQPTCAPVNYHLMQLCLILDALKRASAGRVTAVVPYYGYARQDRKVVPRAPISAKLVADFLTVAGMSRLITIDLHAGQIQGFFDVPVDNLYALPVFLEHLRKFDGDVVMVSPDAGGVERARAYAKRLGAGLAIVDKRRDAPNKAEAMHVIGDVKGKLAVVLDDMIDTAGTMCSAAKVLLEHGAKEVMACATHPVLSGPAVERLCNSDFSQVIVTNTIPVEEKQKACPKLNVLSVAGLLAKSIHNIHTESSVSVLFV is encoded by the coding sequence ATGACTCGCGACCTCAAAATCATCACAGGCTCGGCCAACCCCATGCTGGCCCAGGCCATTTGCGACCACCTGGGTTGCCGGTTGACGCCCACGGTGACCGAAACGTTTTCCGATGGTGAAATCCGCATCGAAATCCGCGACAACGTTCGCGGCGACGACGTTTTCATCGTCCAGCCCACATGCGCGCCGGTCAACTACCATCTCATGCAGCTGTGTCTCATTCTCGATGCGCTCAAGCGCGCGAGCGCCGGCCGCGTGACCGCAGTGGTTCCCTATTATGGCTATGCCCGGCAAGACCGCAAGGTTGTTCCCCGCGCTCCCATCAGCGCAAAACTCGTGGCGGACTTCCTCACCGTGGCGGGCATGAGCCGGCTGATCACCATCGACCTGCACGCCGGGCAGATTCAGGGATTCTTCGATGTCCCCGTGGACAACCTCTACGCCCTGCCGGTCTTTCTGGAACACCTCCGAAAGTTCGACGGCGATGTGGTCATGGTCTCGCCGGACGCCGGCGGCGTGGAACGCGCACGCGCTTACGCCAAACGCCTGGGCGCCGGCCTGGCCATCGTGGACAAGCGACGCGACGCGCCGAACAAGGCTGAGGCCATGCACGTGATCGGCGACGTCAAAGGCAAGCTCGCCGTGGTCCTGGACGATATGATCGACACTGCCGGAACCATGTGTTCCGCCGCCAAGGTGCTGCTGGAACACGGCGCCAAAGAAGTCATGGCCTGCGCCACGCATCCGGTTCTGTCCGGTCCGGCTGTGGAACGGCTGTGCAATTCCGATTTCTCGCAGGTCATCGTCACCAACACCATTCCGGTGGAAGAGAAGCAGAAGGCCTGCCCAAAGCTCAACGTTCTGTCCGTGGCTGGCCTGCTCGCCAAGTCCATCCACAATATCCATACCGAGTCGTCGGTCTCAGTCCTGTTCGTCTGA
- a CDS encoding 50S ribosomal protein L25: protein MAKKEYVVQVATRENAGKGFSRRLREEGKIPGVFYNGKGENFSVIIDEIVLTKTLRDMGRTQVFTMKIDKDGNTETIPAIIWQVQHHPYKKKLVHVDFYGIDPNKKIRVDVPIDLQGTPPGRKEGGILEVFHDSITVECLPMDIPQTIPIDVSSLQVGMNIHIEDLEFPENVEPFYEENFTILNLTAKRGLAATGEAGGGEEGGETAAGEAQGEGAAAEESE from the coding sequence ATGGCCAAGAAGGAATACGTCGTCCAAGTCGCCACGCGCGAAAACGCGGGCAAGGGCTTCAGCCGCCGCCTGCGTGAAGAAGGCAAGATCCCTGGCGTCTTCTACAACGGCAAGGGCGAAAATTTCTCTGTCATCATCGATGAGATCGTCCTCACCAAGACACTGCGTGACATGGGCCGCACCCAGGTCTTCACCATGAAGATCGACAAGGACGGCAATACGGAGACCATCCCCGCCATCATCTGGCAGGTCCAGCACCATCCGTACAAGAAAAAACTGGTGCACGTGGACTTTTACGGCATCGACCCCAACAAGAAGATCCGCGTGGACGTGCCTATCGATCTGCAGGGCACCCCTCCCGGACGCAAGGAAGGCGGCATTCTCGAAGTCTTCCACGACTCCATCACCGTCGAATGCCTGCCCATGGACATCCCGCAGACCATTCCGATCGATGTCAGCAGCCTTCAGGTAGGCATGAACATCCACATCGAAGACCTCGAGTTTCCGGAAAACGTGGAGCCCTTCTACGAAGAGAATTTCACCATCCTCAACCTCACCGCCAAGCGCGGCCTGGCCGCTACCGGCGAGGCTGGCGGGGGCGAGGAAGGTGGCGAAACTGCTGCCGGTGAGGCGCAGGGAGAAGGGGCCGCCGCGGAGGAGTCCGAGTAA
- the pth gene encoding aminoacyl-tRNA hydrolase: MAPTFSMLLAGLGNPGPKYEVTRHNFGFLLVDALVDTLSERASADLSPVSAAKGKGDMWQAKPVAGKTPWLLLKPMTFMNLSGEAVAPVLRFYKMQPDQLLVAHDELDLPLGRMKLKFGGGNAGHNGLKSIAGQLGTNDFYRLRLGVGRPEVGDAAGWVLSPFSAPETKIVAEVLNAAVKAVGTFARFGPQRAIEQVNSFRVAE, translated from the coding sequence ATGGCACCCACCTTCTCCATGCTCCTGGCCGGCCTCGGCAACCCGGGCCCCAAGTATGAAGTCACACGCCACAACTTCGGCTTCCTGCTTGTGGACGCGCTTGTGGACACCCTCTCGGAAAGGGCTTCCGCCGATCTGTCGCCTGTAAGCGCCGCCAAAGGAAAAGGCGACATGTGGCAGGCCAAACCCGTGGCAGGCAAGACGCCGTGGCTTCTGCTCAAACCCATGACATTCATGAACCTCAGCGGCGAGGCCGTTGCCCCCGTGCTGAGATTCTACAAAATGCAGCCGGATCAGCTGCTCGTGGCGCACGACGAGTTGGACCTGCCCCTTGGGCGCATGAAGCTGAAGTTCGGCGGCGGCAATGCAGGGCACAACGGGTTGAAGTCCATTGCCGGGCAGCTGGGCACCAATGATTTTTACAGACTGCGCCTGGGCGTGGGACGGCCGGAAGTGGGCGACGCCGCAGGTTGGGTGCTCTCCCCGTTCAGTGCTCCGGAAACAAAAATCGTTGCCGAAGTGCTGAATGCCGCTGTGAAGGCCGTAGGAACCTTTGCCCGTTTCGGCCCTCAACGCGCCATCGAGCAGGTGAACTCATTCCGTGTTGCCGAGTAG
- a CDS encoding CarD family transcriptional regulator yields MFAQEQLVVYPAQGVGRVDRIETQEIGGCEAEYYIVRILSNNVTLMVPVENADNVGLRPLCSGNEGTEIIKSLKDRSDFTGYSGQNWNRRYREYSEKLKSGDLHDVAYVLKELMLIGKEKELSFGERRLLEQAMGLLTMELAHALNKQPDDVKHDIEDLFQDVLQTEEKQ; encoded by the coding sequence GTGTTCGCACAAGAACAGCTTGTGGTCTATCCTGCCCAAGGGGTAGGCCGGGTTGATCGTATCGAGACTCAGGAAATTGGTGGATGCGAGGCCGAGTATTACATCGTTCGCATCCTCTCCAACAACGTCACCCTGATGGTCCCCGTGGAAAATGCCGACAATGTAGGCCTTCGCCCTCTTTGCTCCGGCAACGAAGGGACGGAAATCATCAAGTCGCTCAAGGACCGCTCCGATTTTACCGGCTACTCCGGGCAAAACTGGAACCGGCGTTACCGTGAATACTCTGAAAAGCTCAAGAGCGGCGACCTGCACGACGTCGCCTATGTGCTTAAGGAACTCATGCTCATCGGCAAGGAGAAGGAACTGTCGTTCGGCGAGCGCCGGCTTTTGGAACAAGCCATGGGGCTCTTGACCATGGAGCTCGCCCACGCCCTGAACAAGCAACCAGACGATGTGAAGCATGACATCGAGGATTTGTTTCAGGATGTGCTTCAGACAGAGGAAAAGCAGTAG
- the rho gene encoding transcription termination factor Rho yields MNLSELKTKSMSELMALSKEYNIENASSMRKQELIFALLQSCASNNGAIYGEGVLEILPDGFGFLRSPMYSYMPGPDDIYVSPSQIRRFGLRKGDIISGQIRPPKEGERYFALLRVSEIGLDAPEKSKQLVLFDNLTPIYPDRQFKMETDKDNYSGRVIDLLSPIGCGQRGLIVAPPRTGKTMILQSIANSINTNHPDVYLIVLLIDERPEEVTDMERTVNAEVVSSTFDEPPQRHVQVVEMVLEKAKRLVERKRDVVILLDSITRLGRAYNAVAPSSGRVLSGGLDANALQRPKRFFGAARNIEEGGSLTIIATALIDTGSRMDEVIFEEFKGTGNMEIYLDRHLSEKRVYPAIDINRSGTRKEELLLSDDVLNRVWILRKVMAPMSSIDSMEFLLDKMRGTKSNREFLDIMNK; encoded by the coding sequence ATGAATCTGTCCGAGCTCAAAACCAAGAGCATGTCCGAGCTCATGGCGCTCTCCAAGGAATACAACATCGAGAATGCCAGCTCCATGCGCAAGCAAGAGCTCATCTTCGCGTTGTTGCAAAGCTGCGCCTCCAACAACGGTGCAATATACGGCGAAGGCGTTCTGGAAATACTTCCCGACGGCTTTGGATTCCTTCGCTCTCCCATGTATAGTTACATGCCGGGCCCCGACGATATCTACGTCTCGCCTTCGCAAATCCGCCGCTTCGGCCTGCGCAAAGGCGACATCATCTCCGGCCAGATCCGCCCGCCCAAGGAAGGCGAACGCTACTTCGCCCTGCTCCGTGTCAGTGAAATCGGCCTCGACGCCCCTGAAAAATCCAAACAGCTCGTCCTTTTCGACAACCTCACTCCCATCTATCCGGACCGCCAGTTCAAGATGGAAACTGACAAGGACAATTACTCAGGGCGCGTCATAGATCTGCTCTCCCCCATCGGCTGCGGCCAGCGAGGTCTCATCGTGGCCCCGCCCCGCACCGGCAAGACCATGATCCTGCAGAGCATCGCCAACTCCATCAACACCAACCACCCGGATGTCTACCTCATCGTCCTGCTCATCGACGAACGGCCCGAAGAGGTCACGGACATGGAACGCACCGTGAACGCCGAAGTGGTCAGCTCCACGTTCGACGAGCCGCCCCAGCGCCATGTCCAGGTCGTTGAAATGGTTCTGGAAAAGGCCAAGCGCCTGGTTGAGCGCAAGCGCGACGTGGTCATCCTGCTGGACTCCATCACCCGCCTGGGCCGTGCGTACAACGCCGTGGCCCCCTCGTCCGGCCGCGTGCTATCCGGCGGCCTCGACGCCAATGCCCTGCAACGCCCCAAACGCTTCTTCGGCGCCGCGCGCAACATCGAAGAAGGCGGCAGCCTCACCATCATCGCCACCGCGCTCATAGACACGGGCTCGCGCATGGACGAGGTCATCTTCGAAGAGTTCAAGGGCACCGGCAACATGGAAATCTACCTCGACAGGCACCTTTCCGAGAAACGCGTCTACCCCGCCATCGACATCAACCGCTCCGGAACCCGCAAAGAAGAGCTGCTTCTTTCCGACGACGTGCTCAACCGCGTCTGGATTCTGCGCAAGGTGATGGCGCCCATGTCCTCCATCGACTCCATGGAATTCCTCCTGGACAAGATGCGCGGCACCAAAAGCAACCGCGAGTTTCTTGATATCATGAACAAATAG